The Ignicoccus islandicus DSM 13165 sequence TTCGAAGCCTTCGTCCGCTTCCAAGCTTCCCAGCCACTTCTCGTACTCGCTAACCTTAGCGAGGACGCTTTGGGGTACTGAGAGCTCCAATAACGTTAGCTTCAGGCCCTCTAGTTCGGCTAAGGCCAGCTTTACCCACAAGTCCCTAGGTTTCTCCAAGAGCTCCTTACTATTTTCGAGAATTTCTGGAATGGCCCTTATTCTGCTTGCCAAGGCTTCGGATTTGTGCCTCTCCGGTACGTCCTTCCTCAGCAATATTGATAGGAGCAGTTCCGTTACGACGGATGGAGCTATCGGATAGCTCTTCCAAGGCCTCCAAAAGGCCAGCTCTATTAATTCAACTCTAATAGACCTGATGGCCTCCGAAACGTCTATCTCTAATGAAGGTTCGTCCCACTCCTCCAGCTCGCCTAGCAGCGATTCAGATGCGTCTACGTACCCTTCCAACCATTCGAGGTTCAGTTTCGGGTAAAGCAGGTCGTATTGACTGAGACCCAAGTAGCTGGCGTAGTGGGGAAAGTAGTTGAAGTGAGAGATTATAACCTTATCGAGAGGGTTCAACTTTAGCCTTCCTCGTTATTGGGGCCTCATTAGAGGTTAAAGTCCCTCTTCCTCATCGGTTCGCTAAAAATTCATGCGTATTAAGTTCCACTCTTCACCGGCCTCTAATAGCCATCCGGCGAGCATTCGAGCCATAAGGTCCCTAGCTTCCTCTTCGTCTCTAACATGGTAGCCGCTGTTCTTTAACGCTCTGTATGCCATCTTGGAGTTGATCCTAGACTTCATCTTCTCAGTTAACATTTTCCATACAGCTAATAGGTTAGCCTTGTCTTTATTGTTCTGAACTACTGCGGAGAGCAGCTTGAAGTCGGCCCCGGAAAGGAAGGCCTTATCGTACCACTCGGTATCCCTAACTAGTTCTAGGTAATACCTTAGTGGCTCGTAGTCGCGGACGAGCTTCTTCGTCGCAAATATAGGTTTCCAGCTCAACTCGGTTTTTGCCTCGCACAGATTAGATACCCCAAACACTTATATTAGTACTACGTTTGGGAACAGTAATTTTACTCACCTAATAGGTTCTCGATAATCGGTGTTATCGCCTTTATGACGTCTATAGCCATCACTACTGCGTAAGGTTCCTCGTCTTCGTTCAGTACAACTAGGTAAGGCGTTTCGAACTTCTTCATTAACCTCAAGGCGTCCACTACATCAGCATCGTACATAACGAAAGTCGGCTCCGTGTCTACGTATTGCTCTATGCTAGCCTCTACGTCGCCTTGAGCTACTGCTTCGGATAGTTGAACGTAACTGAAAACGCCCATGAACTCGTCGTCGGTCGTTTTAACTAATAGCGCTATGTTGTTTCCCTCGCTTATCTTTCGCGCCGCTTCCTTAATGCTAGTTGAAGGCAGAACCCAGACCCCGCTCCTGGCTATTTCCTTTACCATCAAGGGATCTCTCACGCGAGTATAAGTTAAGTAACGGAGTTTAATAATACCTAGGCCAATAGCTAGCGTTCAAAGGAACTAGAGGGATGGACCTCGGGAAGAGGGACCCTCAAGGGTATTACGTAATAGTCGCTAAGGCAGAGGCCAAGGAATTAGTTGGAGAGGGTTTAATCGAAGAGGTGGGCGATTGCGTTGTAATTAGAATTAAGTCCAAATCGAGGGCGCAGAAGTTGCTTAGGAAGCTTCAATCGAGAGGCTTACTTTGCACCTAGTTCAGCCAACTTCTTCAATACCTTCGTTGAGCTCACCGAGCCGTAGTAACCGAAGTCCCCCTTTACGACCGCTACGAGGGGATACTCCTCTATCTCTTCTTCTACGGCGATTACCTTCCCTATGCTGTCATTGCAATCGAACACTGGTACGCCTTCGTGATACACTTCGTACACTCGAAGTTTCTTCAGCTCGCTTTCGCTCAAACCTATTACGTCCTTGAGCTCCACGTATCCTATTGGCCAATTGCTGGCGTCTATTACTACTACCGCTTCCCTTCCGTCCTTAAGTATCTCGAATGCCTCCCAGAGAGTTTGGCTCAAGTCCACTGCAACTCTTTCCAACTCCAAGTCGCAGAACTTAGGTAATGATTGAGGCTTCCTCTTCTTCTTTATTGCCAACGATCCTATTGATAAGGTGTTCAAGAGAACCGTTGCGATAGATGCCGAATACAGCTCTTGCGAGAGCTTGCCTATTTTGAATTGGCTCGCTAGTAGAGCGGTGTCGATGCCCCCTTTAACTGTAGTTAGAAGGGAGGTCCTCCAATTCCATCCAGTAATTAACCTTACAATTACGGCTTTGATTAAGACTACCGAGAAGTTAGCCACAATGAGAATTGGGGCAACTCTCGAAAGTATAGCGAACGGGTTAACTAGGACGGACGAACCCACGAAGAACAGCGGTTCGAAGAACGAGTGATTTACAGCTTTTAACTTGCTCTTCAACCAAGGCCTTTCTATTAAGTACTCGCTTGCGACCAAGCCCATCATTAGGGAAACGACTGCGCTGTTCAGTCCAATGCTTTCCGAAGCATACCCAACTAATAGTATCAACGCTATCATGAAACTCAAAGGGAACTCCTTAGCTAAGAACTTCTCCTCGTATTCAAAGAATCTCTTAAAGAACTTCTCACCGTAAATTACGGACGCGACCGCTAGGAAAACCGTTAAAGCCAATACCTTTACGTCGAAAACTATGAAGAGATATAGCGAGAGGATTGCAATTACCTCCGCTATTTCATCTATTATTAGGAAATCTTCGAAGCCCTCTAGTTCCACGTGCTTCAGCAAGCTACTAATTCTTATCGTGCTAGGCATTGCGAATATTACTGAAAGCAAGAGGGCGTCCTTGAAATCTATTGCGGAAGCTAGGAGGGCGAGCGAAGCTAGGAACGGGGCAAAGAACAAAACTAGACCTCTAAGCAAGTAGCCCCTATTTACGTTCCTCAGAGACAAACCGAGGTCTTCAGTGCCCATCAAGAACGCCGTGAAGTTAAGGCCTACCGTAAAGAGCAAGGGGGCGAACTTATACTCTTCCCTGAACGCAGGGAAGAACGACATTAGGATGCCTAGGACGAGGGGACCTAACAGATGAGGCAACCCTATCTTTAAGGCTAGTTCCTCCGCGAGCTTAGCCAAAAGTAGAGTCAACCCTATGAGCGACGTCACTAAACTGACGTCCATTTCCCTTCTCTGTCCTCTTTTTGGAAGGGCCTCAACGCGGATTTTAAGTGTGAACGCGTAACCAAATATAGGTTTAATTAGAGAAGTACCGAGGACTTGAGATCATGAAGGCTCTCGTAACTGCGTTACTGCTCTCAGCTCTAGTTTCCGCTTACATAGTAGGGGCACCGGAGCCCCATTGCTCTACCTGCCACACTCCAGCGAACCCGGTTAAGTTCGAGGTCAAGGGATTACCTAAGTACTACGTTCCGGGAAAGGAATATAACGTAACTATAGCTATAACGGAGAAATGCGAAGGGAAGTGCTGCGAAGGCTTCTACTTCTCTATACCAGCGGGAGATGTTAAGGTGAGCGATCCGAAGGCGATGAAGGTAGAGAGACCTCCCTTTGGAACCCCCTATCTGACTCACACTGAAGAGGGTAGGTTCAGAACTTCTTGGAGCTTCAAGTGGATAGCGCCTAAGGAGAGGATACCTCTAACCTTTACCGTTTCAGTACTCAAGGCAAACTGCGATAACGAGCCTACCGGAGACAACTTTTCTATAAAAGAGATAAAGGTATACCCGGAAGGGTACGTGCCTCCTAAGAGCTCTAACAGGTTGCCTTACTTGATAATAGGCGTTGCATCGATAGCCATTGCGACTCTGTTGCTAATACTCGCTATAGCGTAAGGGCTTTTAGTTAGTTCAGCGAGGCTTTTTCTAGAAATGCGCGTAAAATTGCTAGCTCTCATAGTAATTGCCCTCGCAATTTCCTCCCGCTCGCTACCGGTAATAGAACTGCACCAAGCGTATTACCAACTAGGCGAGCTAAGTCACGCAACCGTAGTTGTTAGATCTGATTCGAATGAGGATTACCATGTAAGGGTTAAGTTAATTGGCGCGAAGCTGGAAAGCGGCGGAAACTCAATTGAATTCGCGAGGAAGGTTAAGTCGGGAGAGGCCATAAGGATCGATTTGAACTTCGTACCGAGGGAACCGGTAACTCGAATTAGATTGGAAGTGAACTCCGTTAAGGCCGAAGGCCTCTTGGGAAAGGTCCCCGTCCCAGGAGCGCTAGCCGAATACGAGATAAGAGAAAAGGTCATATCTATAGGGCTCTGGAACCCCCTTAGTAAGGCCGTTCGCTTCGTGGTTTCCTTCAATGCCGCCAATCCAGTTAAGGAGGTAGTTGAGAAGAAGTGCATCGAGAGGGGAACGGCGTACTCCACCTATTACTATTGCTTGAAGAAGACGTGTGCCGTGCCGTTCTACGGCAATTTGAACTGTACCAAGTGGGAGACCGTAGAGGAAGTGAACTACAGCTGCATTGAGTGGAGAGATGGGGGTTGCACCAAGTACTTGGTCGTCCCGATACGCCTCAATAAGTGCGTTGAAATGGTGGCCGGACCGGGATGTCTCTTATGGACGTGCGCGAAGTGGAAGGTAGAAAGGGAACCAGTGGAGTTCTGCAAGGTCGAAGTAACGGAGGTGAGGAAGCTCTGGCCTTCCTACGCTTTGTGGAGCGGGGAAGTGGAAGGTTTTGCGGAACTAAAGGTTCCATTCGAGTACAAGGAGGGGTCCCTCGAAGCTGGAGGAAACGAGGTCACGCTGTTCAGTGTTTACGCAGATGGAGAATTGGTCTTAGAGGCTAGGGAGAGCGCGTTCCCCGATATAATTCCTTTTATAGAGACGCTCATCCTGTACGCATTTTCCTTCTATTTCCTTTGGAGGAGTACCCACGGGTGATAGGGTTTGAGGGCCTTGCTTCTCATCGCTGCATCGCTAATACTAGCGTTCGCTTGCGTGGACGTTACCGTTTACCCGCTGAGCCAGTTCAAGCCCTTCGAAACGTCCACAGCGGTCTTTCGACTCCACTCCGAATGCCAAGCCGAGGTAAAGCTAATTGCGAAAATTTCCAATGCGACTGTTAGCGGAGCCAAGGGATTCGATTCAGTTGTTTCCAACTTGCTTATCTTGGAAAGGGAGCTCAAGAAGGGCGACCTAACCGCCTTCGCCACGCTCGTTCCTACCTCCGACAGAGTCAGCGTCCATATTTCTCTTTATATAAATGGAAGGCTTTCCAAGGACGAGGTAACGTACTTGGGAACGCCGCCTTGCGTCAGGGTCTACGCCTCCTCGCTGAATTTGAGGGATGCGTTAAAGGGCTTCGAAGTACCGGAGAACGCTAAGGCGCTCGATGTGCTTGTAATTAATCAGTGCGATGAACGTGTCTCGAGCTTGCTAAGCGTTAGGTTCCCGTTGGGCAA is a genomic window containing:
- a CDS encoding CBS domain-containing protein, whose product is MVKEIARSGVWVLPSTSIKEAARKISEGNNIALLVKTTDDEFMGVFSYVQLSEAVAQGDVEASIEQYVDTEPTFVMYDADVVDALRLMKKFETPYLVVLNEDEEPYAVVMAIDVIKAITPIIENLLGE
- a CDS encoding cation:proton antiporter encodes the protein MAKLAEELALKIGLPHLLGPLVLGILMSFFPAFREEYKFAPLLFTVGLNFTAFLMGTEDLGLSLRNVNRGYLLRGLVLFFAPFLASLALLASAIDFKDALLLSVIFAMPSTIRISSLLKHVELEGFEDFLIIDEIAEVIAILSLYLFIVFDVKVLALTVFLAVASVIYGEKFFKRFFEYEEKFLAKEFPLSFMIALILLVGYASESIGLNSAVVSLMMGLVASEYLIERPWLKSKLKAVNHSFFEPLFFVGSSVLVNPFAILSRVAPILIVANFSVVLIKAVIVRLITGWNWRTSLLTTVKGGIDTALLASQFKIGKLSQELYSASIATVLLNTLSIGSLAIKKKRKPQSLPKFCDLELERVAVDLSQTLWEAFEILKDGREAVVVIDASNWPIGYVELKDVIGLSESELKKLRVYEVYHEGVPVFDCNDSIGKVIAVEEEIEEYPLVAVVKGDFGYYGSVSSTKVLKKLAELGAK
- a CDS encoding choice-of-anchor V domain-containing protein; protein product: MKALVTALLLSALVSAYIVGAPEPHCSTCHTPANPVKFEVKGLPKYYVPGKEYNVTIAITEKCEGKCCEGFYFSIPAGDVKVSDPKAMKVERPPFGTPYLTHTEEGRFRTSWSFKWIAPKERIPLTFTVSVLKANCDNEPTGDNFSIKEIKVYPEGYVPPKSSNRLPYLIIGVASIAIATLLLILAIA